The Kitasatospora albolonga nucleotide sequence GGCACGGCGACGATCACGATGTCGCTGCGCCGGGCGCACTCCGCGTTGTCCGTGCCCTCGATGCCGTGGCCGAGCTCCGCCGCCGCCCCGGCGGCCCGTCCGGCGTCCCGGGAGCCGAGGGTGACCCGCTGTCCGGCGCGGGCGAGCCGGTAGGCGAGGCCGCGCCCCTGCGGGCCGGTCCCGCCGAGTACGCCGACGCTCAGGCCGGAGACGTCAGGGAGGTCCCAGGGGTCCTTGGCGGGGGGCTTGGGCGCGCCGCCGCCACTGCTGTCCTGTGTAGTCATGGGCCGACCCTACTGCCAGGTAGGGCCCGGAATCCCGCCCCGGGACCCGGCGGCATCCCGCCGGTGCGGCCCCCGCACCAGCCCTCCCCCGGTCCTCCGTTCGGGTGACGGGGAGGCGTGCGGGCGCCGCCGGGCGGAGGGCGGGGGCAGGATGCCGGGCCATGGATGCCGTACGTGTCGCCCTGCTCCGTGACGTCCTGGCCGGGACCAGGTGGCCGGCCGCCGCCCGCCGGTTCGGGCTGGCACTGCGCTCGTCCGTCGTCCCGCGGGGCGGCGGGCTTCTGCTGGTGGGGACCGAGGCGTACGAGCCCTGGCACCTGGCGGCCCACCTGACCGACGAGTCGGCCTGGTCCGGGCTGCCGGAGCTGGCGCCCACGCTGGTACGGCACCGGGTGGCGCCGGACGACCCGGCCCACCTGGCGGCCGGGCTCGGCCGGATCGAGGCGGCGGGGCGCGGGGCGACCGTGCTGCTCGTCGCGCCGGAGCGGCCGGACGGCGGGCTGCTGGAGCGGGTGCACGACGCGCGGCGGGCCGGGGCGCGGGTGCTGGCCCTGGACGGCGGTGACCCGGAGGTCGGCGGGCTGGCCCACGAGACGCTGGTGGTCCCGGAGGGCGACGCGGTGGACCTGGACATCGTGCAGCACCTGGTGAGCGCGGCGGCCGGGGAGAACGGCGGGGCGGCGGCGCGCGGTGGCCCGGGGGCGCGCGGCGGCCGCGCCTTCCGGGACCGGCTCTCCCGCCTCGCCGACCGGCTGACGGAGCCACCGCCGACGCGGTGGTGAGGGGCGGGGCGTGGCGGTGGCGCGGGGCGCGTATCCGGCCATCGGGAAAGCCGCCCGCGCGAAATCGGTTTGCCCGGAGTGCCCGGCAGTACCGATCATGGCCCTTCGTGACCGAAGCTCCCCCTGCCTCCCCGCGCCCGGCCCGGCTCCGTGCCCTGCTGCCGGACCTCTCCCCGTGGCACTCCTCGCGCGACTTCCGGCTGCTGTGGCTCCAGGGGCTGATCACGTACTTCGGCAGCTTCATGGCCCTCATCGCGCTGCCGCTCCAGATCAAGCACCTCACCGGCTCGCCGCTCGCGGTCGGGGCGATGGGGGCGGTGGAGCTGGTGCCGCTGGTGGTCTTCGGGCTGTACGGCGGGGCGCTCGCCGATGCCGTGGACCGGCGCCGGGTCATCCTGCTCACCGAGGCGGGGCTCGGCGTGCTCGCCGCGATCCTGCTGGTGAACGCGTTGCTTCCGGAGCCGCTGCTGTGGCCGCTGTACGTGGTGGCAGGCGGGGTCGCCGCGCTGGCCGGGCTCCAGCGGCCCGCGCTGGACTCCCTGATGGCCCGGATCGTGCCGCACGCCCAGCAGACGGCGGCGGCCGCGCTGAACTCGCTGCGCTGGCAGGTCGGGGCGATCGCGGGCCCGGCGCTGGCCGGTCTGGTGGTGGCGTACGCCGGTCACGGCACGGCGTACGCGGTGACGGTGTGCACGTTCGCCGTCTCCGTCGTGCTCTGTCTGCGCCTCACCCCGGCGCCGCCCGCCGAGGAGGCGCAGAAGCCGTCGCTGCGCGGGATCGTCGAGGGGGCCCGGTACGCCTGGAGCCGACCGGTGCTGCTGGGGACGTACGCGATCGACCTGGCGGCGATGTTCTTCGCCTTCCCGAACACCATCTTCCCGTTCCTGGCGGACGAGCTGGACGCCCAGTGGTCGCTGGGGCTGATGTACTCGGCGGGCGCGGTGGGCTCGCTGGCGCTGGGGCTGACCAGCGGCTGGACGTCCCGGGTGCGCAGGCACGGGCTGTTCGTGGTGTTCGGCGCGGCGGTGTGGGGGCTGGCCATCGCGGCGGCGGGCTGGTTCTCCAGCGTGTGGGTGGTGCTGCTCTGCCTGGGCGTGGCGGGGGCGGGCGACATGCTGAGCGGGCTGGGGCGGGCGACCATCTGGAACCAGACCATCCCGGACGAGCTGCGCGGGCGGCTGGCGGGCATCGAGGTGCTCTCGTACAGCGTGGGGCCGCAGCTGGGTCAGGTGCGGGCCGGGGCGATGGCGGGGTGGACGGGGACCCGGTCGGCGATCTGGACGGGCGGGGTGGCGTGCGTGGCGTCGGTGGCGCTGCTGACGGCCGCGCTGCCGAAGCTGGTGCGGTACGACTCGGAGACGGACGAGGACGCGGTGCGGAGGCGGGAGACCCGGGCGGAGGGGTGACCCGGGCCCGGCCGGGCGGCCGGACTCCCGGGGCTCCGCCCCGTACCCCGCTCCTCGAACGCCGGAGGGGCTGAAAAAGACGTCCTGAATCGCCGGACGGGCTGGAAAGTGCGGTCTCAACCTCCGGAGGGGCGAGGGGGCGGTCTCAATCGCCGGACGGGCCGGACTTGCCCTTGTCCTCGTCGTGCCACTTGGGGTCCGTCTCCCACTCCAGGTTCCGTTCGCGGGCCGTGTCCATCGCGTGCTCGGCGGCCTCGCGGGAGGTGTAGGGGCCGAACCGGTTCTGGGCGGGGCACTCCGGGCCCTCCTCGACCTTCTTGTGCTGGAGGCAGTAGTACCACTCGCCCGGTTTGCCGACCGTGCGCTTCTTGAACAGGGCCATCGACAGCTCCTTTCCTTATCGCCATGGTGCCCCGCGGTCGCTGGTTAGACTCGCTGGCATGTCTGGCCAGTCGCTTCTCGTACCAGGGGAGATCACTCCCGTCCGTTCCGTACCCGGAAACATCCGGCGCCCCGAGTACGTGGGGAAGCCGGCTCCGAAGCCGTACACCGGCCCGGAGATCCAGGACGCCGACACCATCGAGCGGATGCGGATCGCGGGCCGCATCGCCGCTCGGGCGATGGAGGAGGCCGCCAAGCACATCGCCCCGGGCGTCACCACGGACGAGCTCGACCGGGTCGCGCACGAGTTCATGATCGACCACGGCGCGTACCCCTCCACCCTCGGCTACCGGGGCTTCCCGAAGTCGCTGTGCAGCTCGCTCAACGAGGTCATCTGCCACGGCATCCCCGACTCCACCGTGCTGCGCGACGGGGACATCGTGAACCTCGACGTCACCGCGTACATCAACGGGGTGCACGGCGACAACAACGCCACCTACCTCTGCGGTGAGGTGGACGAGGAGTCGCGGCTGCTCGTCGAGCGCACCCGGGAGTCGCTGAACCGGGCCATCAAGGCGGTCAGGCCGGGGCGGCAGATCAACGTCATCGGCCGGGTCATCGAGTCGTACGCGAAGCGGTTCGGCTACGGGGTCGTGCGCGACTTCACCGGGCACGGGATCAACTCCTCGTTCCACTCCGGTCTGATCATCCCGCACTACGACAGTCCGCAGGCGACGACCGTGATGCAGCCGGGGATGACGTTCACCATCGAGCCGATGCTGACGCTGGGCACCCACGAGTACGACATGTGGGAGGACGGCTGGACCGTGGTGACGAAGGACCGGAAGCGGACCGCGCAGTTCGAGCACACGCTGGTGGTCACGGAGACCGGTGCGGAGATCCTGACCCTGCCGTAATCGGGACAAAAAGTCCTCAGGGGGGCCGCCCCCTGTTTTGTCGCGTATTTTTTTACCGACAAGCAGTCGGGAACCAGTTGACTTAGGTAAACCTAAGTAGGAGGATCGGGCATACCGGCACGCGCCGCCGCAGCGTTGCGGCGGTCGCCTGCCGATATTTCCGTCTCTTTCTGGACTTCCCGTCCCCCTCGGCCCCGGAGGCCCACCTTGGACGCAACCGCAACCGCCACCGTCACTCCCTTCTCGACGCTCATCCGCACCGCGTCGCACGAGCAGCACACCGAGGCCGAGACCTCGACCTTCATGGGTGACCTGCTCGGCGGGCGGCTGGGCGTGGACGCGTACACGCGCTACACCGAGCAGCTGTGGTTCGTCTACCGGGCGCTGGAGGAAGGCGCGGAGGCCCTGCGGAACGACCCGGTCGCGGGCCCCTTCATACAGCCCGAGCTGATGCGCTCCACCGAGCTGGAGCGCGACCTCGCCCACCTGCGCGGGGAGAACTGGCGCGAGGGCCTGGAGCCGCTGCCCGCCACCGCCGCGTACGCCGCCCGGGTCACCGAGTGCGCCCGCACCTGGCCCGCCGGATACATCGCGCACCACTACACCCGTTACCTCGGCGACCTCTCGGGCGGCCAGATCATCCGCGACAAGGCGGAGAAGACCTGGGGCTTCGAGCGCAAGGGCGACGGCGTGCGGTTCTACGTCTTCGAGGAGATCGGCAACCCCGCCGCCTTCAAGCGGAACTACCGCGAGCTGCTGGACGGCGTGAACGCGGACGACCTGGAGAAGCAGCGGATCATCGAGGAGTGCAAGCGCGCCTTCGCGCTGAACACCGCGGTCTTCCGGGAGCTGGGCGAGGTGTTCCCGCTCAGCGCGTAACCCCCGTACCGGTCATAGCGCTTGCGGCCGCCCGGGTTCAGCCCGGGCGGCCATCAGGACGCGGCCCCCTACCTCCACCGTGCCGTCCGGCGCGGGAGCTGTGAGGATCTGGGAGCCGCGTCCTTGTGTGATGTTCAGGGCCCGGCCCAGGTGCGCGCTCAGCAGCATGGCCGCCGCGCCCGTCGCCTCGTCCTCGACGATGTCCTCCCCGCGCCGGGGGAAGGCCCGCGCGCGGACCCGCCCCGCCGCCTCGTCCTCCCAGGCCCAGACGTAGAGCCAGCCCTCCCCCGGTGGCGGCCCCGGCAGCGCCTCCACCTCCTCCGCCGTCGCGTACTGCTGGAACGTGCGCGGCGGGGCCCATTCGGGGCGCGCGGTGATCCAGGTGAACTCCCCGTCCTGGCGGGCGAACACGTCCCCGACGGCCAGCTCCAGGATCTCCAGGTCCAGCAGCCAGGCCGCGCCGACGAGCGGGTGCCCGGCGAACGGCAGCCGCAGCCCGGGGGCGTGGATGTCCACCCTGCCCCGCTCCGGGTCGTCGACGAACACGGTCTCGCTGAAGCCCAGTTGCCGGGCCAGCCGCTGCCGGGACGCCTCGTCGGGGTGGCTGCGCCCGTCGCGTACGACGCCCAGCGCGTTGCCGTGGCGCCCGTCGGGTCCGCAGAACACCCGCAGGACGTCGATGCCCCGGGGTACGTTGTCGTGGTCGTTCACCTGGTTCACGTGCGCATTCAAGCATCACCCCGTGACGGGGCGGGGGTTGAGGGGAGCCGGGGGGCGGTCGGCGGCCCGGGAGCCGGGAACGGCCTCAGGGCCGTACCGGTGAGCTTGCTGCTGCCGGTACGGCCCTGAGGGTGGTGCGGGTGGTTCAGGTGATGCGGGTCGTTCTGTTCGGTCAGGCGGTTTCGTTACGGCGACGGCGCGCCGCGATCACGAACCCGGCACCGGCCACCACGACGACGCCGGAAGCGGCGAGCAGGGCGCCGGTCGGAACGTCGGCGCCGGTCGCGGCGAGGGCGCCGGAGCCGCCGACCGAACCACCGGTGGAGCCACCGGCCGTACCGCCGCCGACGGTGCCGCCACCGACCGTGCCGCCACCGGTGGTGGAACCGCCCGCGGTGGAGCCACCCGTGGAGCCCGAGCCGCCGGTGGAGCCGGAGCCACCGTTCGAACCGGAGCCGCCGTTCGAACCGCCCGGGGGCAGCGTGGCGTCCTTGTCGAGCGAGACGGCGACCGTCAGGGCGTCGAGCTCATCGCCCTTCGAGTAACTGCGGCTGAACGCCTCCTCGGAGCCCTCCTCGGTGAGGATCGCCTGGACGTTCGCGAGGTGCACGATGCCGTCCTTGGCGGTGAGCGCGCCTGCGGGCACCTTCAGGTCGGCGATGGGCAGGCCGGAGACCTCGTTGAGCTCGCCGGTGTTCCGGTTCTTGGAGGAGACGTCGGCGACGAGCTTGCCGGTGGTGCCCTGGATGTCGACCTTCAGGTTGCTGAGGGAGAGGTCGAGCTGGAAGTCACCCTTGGACTCGTGGCCCAGGAAGCGCACCTTGCCCTGGAACTCGGCGGTGAGCGTGTTCTTCTCGGCGTCGAGGTTGCCGGTGGCCTTGCCGAAGCGGTAGCCGTCGCCGTTGGCGGTGGCGCCGTCGCTCGTCTCGATCTTGCCGTGGGCGATCGGGCCGACGACGTACGAGCGCCAGGACTTCTTGACGCCCCAGTCCAGGGTGCCGTCGACGACCGGGCCGCTGGTGGGCTTGGCGGTCTCCGTGGGGGTCGGGTCGACGGGGGCCGGAGGGTCGACGACCGGGGGCTTCACCGGCGGGTCCACGGGAGGCTTGACCGGCGGGTCGACCGGGGGCTTCACCGGCGGGTCCACGGGGGGCTTGACCGGCGCGGCCGGCTTCACCGTCAGCGTGGCCGGGTCGACCGGGTCGCCCTCCTTGTAGTAACCGGCGAAGGCCGCCGCGCCCTTCTCGGTGAGGACGCCCGGGATGTCCGCGTAGGTCATGCCCTCGGGGCCGTCGGAGGCGGTGATGCCGTCCAGGTCGAGCGTGGAGAACTCCACGTCGTCGGCGACGACCGGGTCCTTGCCGGGGGACTTGCTGGTGATGTCGACGGTGATGTGGCCGCTCTTGCCGACCGTGACGACCTTGACGTCGGACAGCTTGATGTCCAGGAGGCCGCCGCGCGCCACGTAGTGCACGCTGCCCTTGAACGAGGACGTGACTCCGTGGTTGCCGAGGTTGTACTCCCCCTTGTCCAGGGGGAACTTGTACGTGCCGTCCGCGTTCTGCGTGACGCCGTCCGCAAGGGTGGTGGTGCCCTTGGCACCCTCGATCATCGTCCGGAAGGACTTCTTGAAGCCCCAGTCCAGGGCCCCCGACTCCAGCTGGAAGACCGGCGCGGCCGGGGCGCCGGCCGCGGGCTTCCCCTCGGCGGGGGCGCCGTCGGCGGCGAAGGCGGGGAGGGCGAAGGTCGCGCCCAGGGCGGCGGCCGTGGCGACGGCCGCAGCGAGGGCTATGGGGCGGCGAGTTGCTGCCATGTCGGTGGTTCTCCTAAGGGAACGGGGGGAGGAAGCGAGGCGTGGGGGGAGGGGGCGAGGAACCATAAAGCGTGCATCGGTGCCGTCGTCAGGAGGTCTGGGGGGCGTCGGAGCCCGTGGCGGTGGCGTCGGTACCGGCGGCGGCCTTGCGGCGACGCAGGACGAAGAACGTCCCGGCCGCGGCGAGCAGGAGCACCCCGCCGCCGATCGCGGCGTACGTTCCGGCGCCCGGGCCGGAGTCCGAGGCGGCGGCGACCGGTTCGGTGGAGGGCTCGGCCGAGGGCTTCTGCGAGGGCTCGGCAGCGGCCGTCGGCTCACTGCCGAGGTCGGGCAGCGCGGGCAGTTCGGCCTTCTTGTCCACGGCCACGGCGAGCGAGACGGGGTCCATCTCGGTGCCCGCCTTGTACATGGAGCCGAACGCTTCGGCGCCTTCGGCGGTGAGGGTGGCCGGGACCTCCGTCAGGACCGCGAGGCCGTCCTTCGGCGCGAAGTCCTTGGCCTCGAAGGTGATCAGGGGGACGTCCTTGCGGGTGGTGCCCGCGCTCGTGACGTCCGCCGACAGGGTGCCCTCGCCCTTGGCCACGGCGACCGTGACGGCGGCGAACTTCAGGTCGAGGTCGTGGGCGCCGGTGAAGTGGACGCTGCCGTCGAAGCCCGCGTCCAGCTTCTGCTTCTTCGCGTCGTACGTGCCCTTGCCCGCCGGGAAGCGGAAGAGTGCCCCGCCGTCCTGGGCGCCGTCGGCCAGCGTCCACTTGCCCTGGCCGATGGAGCCGGTGACGTACTCGCGGAAGGTGCGGCGGACGCCCCAGTCGACGGCGGCGTTCTCGACGCGGCCCGCCTTCTCCTTCTCGGCCTTCTCCTCGTCCTTCTCCTTGGCCTTGTCGGCGTCCTTCTCCGCGTCCTTGTCGTCCGCGTCCTTCTTCTCGGACGGGGCGGGCTTCGGCTCGGCCGGGGCCTTGGTGTCGACGGAGAGGCTGATCGGGTCGAGCGGCGTACCGGCGGTGTAGTAACCGGCGAAGGCGGAGGCGCCTTCCGCGGTCAGCGTCGTGGGGACGTTGCTGAGGGCGATGGGGGTGGAGCCGCCCTTCATGTTGATGCCGCCGAGGCCGAGCTTGGCCAGCGGCACCTGGGAGCGGTTGCTGACCTTGCCGGTCCCCCGCTCCTTGCTGACCATGTCGGCGAAGAGCGTGCCGCTGCCGCCGCTGATCCTGATGGTGGGGCGGCTGATGGTGAGATCCAGCTCATTGCTTCCGTCGGCCTTCGTGTGGCCGGTGAAGTGCACCCCGCCGGAGAAGCCGGAGCTGAAGGCGCCGGTCGCCGGGTCGTAGGAACCGTTCGCGGAGTGGAAGCGGAACTGGCTGCCGCCGACCGTGGCGGCGCCGCCGGTCAGGCTCCAACTGCCCTGGGCGATGGGCCCGGTGACGTAACTCTGGAAGGAGGACTTGATGCCCCAGTCCAGCCGCCCGCCCTGCACCGTACGGCTGGCCGCTTGCGCGGTGGCGGCGGGGAGCAGGGCTCCCACCAGCACCGCGAGGAGCGCGACGGCGAGCGCGCGGGCGGATCTGGACGACAGCATGAGGGACCCCTCCGAGGGCTAGATGTGCAGGTAAGGCTAACCTAAGGTATTCCCAGCCTGTGCCGGAACCCCTCCGGGCCCCCACGGACCCGACACATTCGTCACACCTACAGAGCCCCTCGAACCACCCACCGCATGACGCAGAACGACAGGACGGTGCCCCGTGCGCATCACGCAGGACTTCGCCCCGAACGGCCCTGAGGGCCCGGACACCGGGCGAGCCTTCGGCCGTCGCCCGGCCCGTCGCCGGACGGGCGCCGCCCTCACCGCCGCGCTGGCCTTCGCCCTGCTCCTGACGGGCTGCGGCGGAGGCAACGATTCCGCATCGAAGCCCGCCAAGAGCTCGGCCGACGCGGACCGGGTCGAGCCGCTGGCCGCCGCGCCCGCCCCGAAGCTGCCGGTGACGGTGGACTCGGCGGACGGCAAGAAGGTCACGATCGACTCCACCGACCGGATCGTGCCGCTGACCGGATCGCTGAGCGAGATCGTCTTCACCCTCGGCTTCGGCAAGCAGGTCGTCGCCCGCGACATCACCGCCACCTTCGAACAGGCCGAGAAGCTCCCGGTGGTGACCCGCGCCCATGACGTCTCGGCGGAGAGCGTGCTCTCGCTGAAGCCGACCGTCGTCCTCGCGGACACCACGACCGGTCCGCGCGAGGCGATCGACCAGATCCGCGAAGCGGGCATCCCGCTCCTCGTGGTCGAGCCCGCCAAGGGGCTCGACGACGTCGGCCGCCGGATCGACACGGTCGCCGAGGCGCTGGGCGTACCGGCGGCCGGCACCGAGCTGAAGGAGCGCACCGAGTCCCGTATCGCGGCCGTGCAGAAGACCATCCCGGACCACGCCGACGGCAAGAAGCCCCGGGTGGCCTTCCTCTATCTGCGCGGTTCGGCCTCCGTCTATCTGCTGGGCGGCGCGGAGTCGGGGGCGAGTTCGCTGCTGGAGGCGGCGGGCGCGGTCGACGCGGGCAAGACGTCCGGGCTGAAGAAGGACTTCACCGCCATCACCAGCGAGGCGCTCGCCAAGGCCGCGCCCGACGCGATCCTGCTGATGACCAAGGGGTTCGACTCGGTGGGCGGGATGGACGGTCTGGTGAAGATCCCCGGCATCGCGGAGACGCCCGCCGGAATGGACCGCCGGGTCGTCACGATCGACGACGGCGTGCTGCTGAACTACGGCCCGCGCACCGACCGCGTGCTCGCCGACATCGTCGAGCAGCTGTACGCGAAGGGCGGCAAGGGCCAGTGACGACGTCGTACGAGGAACGGGCGGACAAGGCCCGCTCCGACCGGGGCCCGTCGCCGCTCTCCAAAGAGCAGGACGCCGAAGCGCCCTCGCCCGGCACCGGGCCGACGGACGCAGGCGAGGCGGCCAAGGCTGCCGCCACGGGCGAGGCCGCCGAGGCGCCCCCCGCCCCCAAGTCCCCGCGCGGCAAGGCGTTCGTGCTCACGGTCGGGCTCTCGCTCGCCCTGCTCGCCGGGTGTCTGCTCTCCGCCGCGATCGGCGCGTACTCCATCCCCATCGGGGACCTCCTCGGCTCGCTCCAGCACCGGATCGGGCTCGGCGGGCAGCCGCTGGACCGGGTCGGGGAGAGCGTCCTGTGGAACGTGCGGCTCCCCCGGGTCGCCCTGGCGCTGCTCGTCGGCGCCTCGCTCGGCTGCGCGGGTGCCCTGATGCAGGGCGTGTTCGGCAACCCGCTGGCCGAGCCCGGTGTCATCGGGATCTCGGCGGGCGCGGCGGTCGGCGCGGTCGCCTCCATCGCGCTCGGGCTGACCTTCTTCGGCAACTGGACCATCACGGTCTTCGCGTTCATCGCCGGTCTCGGCACGGTGCTGCTCGTCTATACGCTCTCGCGCTCCGGCGGCCGGACCGAGGTCGTGACGCTGATCCTCACCGGTATCGCCGTCAACGCCTTCGCGGGCGCGCTGATCGGGCTGTTCGTCTTCTTCGCGGACAACGCGCAGATCACCCAGATCACCTTCTGGCAGCTCGGTTCGCTCTCGCAGGCGACCTGGCCCAAGGTGCTCGCCGTGCTGCCGTGCGCGCTGGCCGGGCTGCTCATCGCGCCTTTCTACGCCCGCAAGCTGGATCTGCTGGCCCTCGGGGAGCGGCCCGCCCGCCATCTGGGCGTGGACGTGGAGCGGCTGCGGATCACGCTGGTCCTGGTGGTGGCGCTGCTGACGGCCGCCGCCGTGGCCGTGGCCGGGATCATCGCGTTCGTCGGGCTGCTCGTCCCGCATCTGCTGCGGATGGCGAACGGCCCCGGCCACCGTTTCCTGGTCCCCGGGAGCGCCCTGGGCGGTGCGCTGGTGCTGGTGGCGGGCGACCTCGCGGCCCGGACCGTGGCCGCCCCCGCCGAGCTGCCGCTCGGGGTGCTGACCGCGCTCTTCGGCAGCCCGTTCTTCTTCTGGCTGCTGCGCAGGACCCGTCGTAAGCAAGGTGGTTGGGCATGAGGACGCTGAGAGACCTGTTCGCGGTACGGAGCCGGGAGCTGCCCTCGCCCGTCGCGCCCGGCTCCCCTGCCGTCGAGGCCACCGGGCTCTCGGTCCGCCTCGGCGGGCGGCAGGTGCTGGACGCCGTCGACATCACCGCGCACACGGGCGAGGTGGTGGCGCTGGTCGGCCCCAACGGGGCGGGCAAGTCCACGCTCCTGGCCGCGCTCGCCGCCGATCTGGCCCCGGGCGACGGTCACGTGGTCATCGGCGGCCGCCCCGCCACCGAGTGGACCCCGCCCGAACTGGCCCTGCGCCGCTCGGTGCTGCCGCAGTCCGCCGTGCTCTCCTTCCCGTTCCCGGTGGAGGACGTCGTACGGATGGGGCGGGCGCCCTGGGCCGGTACGGAGCGGGAGGACGAGGACGACGCGGCGGTGGCGGCGGCGATGGCGGCCACCGAGGTGACGCGGTTCGCCGGGCGTCCGTTCTCCGCGCTGTCGGGCGGGGAGAAGGCCCGGGTGGCGCTGGCCCGGGTGCTGGCGCAGCGGGCCCCGCTGATGCTGCTGGACGAGCCGACGGCCGCCCTGGACCTGCGCCACCAGGAGCTGGTGCTG carries:
- a CDS encoding MFS transporter, coding for MTEAPPASPRPARLRALLPDLSPWHSSRDFRLLWLQGLITYFGSFMALIALPLQIKHLTGSPLAVGAMGAVELVPLVVFGLYGGALADAVDRRRVILLTEAGLGVLAAILLVNALLPEPLLWPLYVVAGGVAALAGLQRPALDSLMARIVPHAQQTAAAALNSLRWQVGAIAGPALAGLVVAYAGHGTAYAVTVCTFAVSVVLCLRLTPAPPAEEAQKPSLRGIVEGARYAWSRPVLLGTYAIDLAAMFFAFPNTIFPFLADELDAQWSLGLMYSAGAVGSLALGLTSGWTSRVRRHGLFVVFGAAVWGLAIAAAGWFSSVWVVLLCLGVAGAGDMLSGLGRATIWNQTIPDELRGRLAGIEVLSYSVGPQLGQVRAGAMAGWTGTRSAIWTGGVACVASVALLTAALPKLVRYDSETDEDAVRRRETRAEG
- a CDS encoding type I methionyl aminopeptidase → MSGQSLLVPGEITPVRSVPGNIRRPEYVGKPAPKPYTGPEIQDADTIERMRIAGRIAARAMEEAAKHIAPGVTTDELDRVAHEFMIDHGAYPSTLGYRGFPKSLCSSLNEVICHGIPDSTVLRDGDIVNLDVTAYINGVHGDNNATYLCGEVDEESRLLVERTRESLNRAIKAVRPGRQINVIGRVIESYAKRFGYGVVRDFTGHGINSSFHSGLIIPHYDSPQATTVMQPGMTFTIEPMLTLGTHEYDMWEDGWTVVTKDRKRTAQFEHTLVVTETGAEILTLP
- a CDS encoding biliverdin-producing heme oxygenase, which translates into the protein MDATATATVTPFSTLIRTASHEQHTEAETSTFMGDLLGGRLGVDAYTRYTEQLWFVYRALEEGAEALRNDPVAGPFIQPELMRSTELERDLAHLRGENWREGLEPLPATAAYAARVTECARTWPAGYIAHHYTRYLGDLSGGQIIRDKAEKTWGFERKGDGVRFYVFEEIGNPAAFKRNYRELLDGVNADDLEKQRIIEECKRAFALNTAVFRELGEVFPLSA
- a CDS encoding phenazine biosynthesis protein PhzC/PhzF, coding for MNDHDNVPRGIDVLRVFCGPDGRHGNALGVVRDGRSHPDEASRQRLARQLGFSETVFVDDPERGRVDIHAPGLRLPFAGHPLVGAAWLLDLEILELAVGDVFARQDGEFTWITARPEWAPPRTFQQYATAEEVEALPGPPPGEGWLYVWAWEDEAAGRVRARAFPRRGEDIVEDEATGAAAMLLSAHLGRALNITQGRGSQILTAPAPDGTVEVGGRVLMAARAEPGRPQAL
- a CDS encoding Htaa domain protein, which codes for MLSSRSARALAVALLAVLVGALLPAATAQAASRTVQGGRLDWGIKSSFQSYVTGPIAQGSWSLTGGAATVGGSQFRFHSANGSYDPATGAFSSGFSGGVHFTGHTKADGSNELDLTISRPTIRISGGSGTLFADMVSKERGTGKVSNRSQVPLAKLGLGGINMKGGSTPIALSNVPTTLTAEGASAFAGYYTAGTPLDPISLSVDTKAPAEPKPAPSEKKDADDKDAEKDADKAKEKDEEKAEKEKAGRVENAAVDWGVRRTFREYVTGSIGQGKWTLADGAQDGGALFRFPAGKGTYDAKKQKLDAGFDGSVHFTGAHDLDLKFAAVTVAVAKGEGTLSADVTSAGTTRKDVPLITFEAKDFAPKDGLAVLTEVPATLTAEGAEAFGSMYKAGTEMDPVSLAVAVDKKAELPALPDLGSEPTAAAEPSQKPSAEPSTEPVAAASDSGPGAGTYAAIGGGVLLLAAAGTFFVLRRRKAAAGTDATATGSDAPQTS
- a CDS encoding ABC transporter substrate-binding protein, which encodes MRITQDFAPNGPEGPDTGRAFGRRPARRRTGAALTAALAFALLLTGCGGGNDSASKPAKSSADADRVEPLAAAPAPKLPVTVDSADGKKVTIDSTDRIVPLTGSLSEIVFTLGFGKQVVARDITATFEQAEKLPVVTRAHDVSAESVLSLKPTVVLADTTTGPREAIDQIREAGIPLLVVEPAKGLDDVGRRIDTVAEALGVPAAGTELKERTESRIAAVQKTIPDHADGKKPRVAFLYLRGSASVYLLGGAESGASSLLEAAGAVDAGKTSGLKKDFTAITSEALAKAAPDAILLMTKGFDSVGGMDGLVKIPGIAETPAGMDRRVVTIDDGVLLNYGPRTDRVLADIVEQLYAKGGKGQ
- a CDS encoding heme ABC transporter permease is translated as MTTSYEERADKARSDRGPSPLSKEQDAEAPSPGTGPTDAGEAAKAAATGEAAEAPPAPKSPRGKAFVLTVGLSLALLAGCLLSAAIGAYSIPIGDLLGSLQHRIGLGGQPLDRVGESVLWNVRLPRVALALLVGASLGCAGALMQGVFGNPLAEPGVIGISAGAAVGAVASIALGLTFFGNWTITVFAFIAGLGTVLLVYTLSRSGGRTEVVTLILTGIAVNAFAGALIGLFVFFADNAQITQITFWQLGSLSQATWPKVLAVLPCALAGLLIAPFYARKLDLLALGERPARHLGVDVERLRITLVLVVALLTAAAVAVAGIIAFVGLLVPHLLRMANGPGHRFLVPGSALGGALVLVAGDLAARTVAAPAELPLGVLTALFGSPFFFWLLRRTRRKQGGWA
- a CDS encoding heme ABC transporter ATP-binding protein; translated protein: MRTLRDLFAVRSRELPSPVAPGSPAVEATGLSVRLGGRQVLDAVDITAHTGEVVALVGPNGAGKSTLLAALAADLAPGDGHVVIGGRPATEWTPPELALRRSVLPQSAVLSFPFPVEDVVRMGRAPWAGTEREDEDDAAVAAAMAATEVTRFAGRPFSALSGGEKARVALARVLAQRAPLMLLDEPTAALDLRHQELVLRICRERAAAGDAVVVVLHDLGLAAAYADRVAVLHQGRIAEVGPPREIFSSELLGEVYRQPVEVFPHPRTGAPLVVPVRDPA